From one Carboxydocella sporoproducens DSM 16521 genomic stretch:
- a CDS encoding cyanophycinase, whose amino-acid sequence MQAGWLVAIGGAEQKDPPGEILEQLVKRSPPGEMVVITAASTQAGKTGHQYEEALQKLGRQVRILHFNNRAQVRQFIYQDLAPAGIFFTGGDQSRLTALLAGTELLDYLTELWRQGCTLAGTSAGAAVLGSVMIAGGRAEASPRKELVSLAPGFGWLPNTVIDQHFNQRGRFNRLLTVLATFPGILALGLDENTALFVRENIGEVVGEGTVTVLDGREMDFSSAPEVDGFTPLTVTDVRLHSLAAGYKFDLNQRR is encoded by the coding sequence ATGCAAGCCGGTTGGCTGGTAGCCATTGGCGGAGCTGAGCAAAAAGATCCACCGGGTGAGATATTGGAGCAGCTGGTAAAAAGATCACCTCCAGGGGAGATGGTGGTTATCACAGCTGCTTCTACACAGGCGGGGAAAACCGGTCACCAGTATGAAGAAGCCCTGCAAAAACTGGGGCGACAGGTCAGGATTTTGCATTTCAATAACCGGGCCCAGGTGCGCCAGTTTATTTATCAGGATTTAGCACCAGCGGGGATTTTTTTCACCGGCGGGGACCAGAGTCGTCTCACGGCTTTGCTGGCAGGGACGGAATTGCTGGATTACCTGACTGAACTCTGGCGACAGGGCTGTACCCTGGCTGGAACCAGCGCCGGAGCCGCTGTGCTGGGTTCAGTAATGATAGCCGGGGGCAGGGCCGAAGCCAGTCCTCGCAAGGAACTGGTCAGCCTGGCCCCGGGATTTGGCTGGCTACCCAATACTGTCATTGACCAGCATTTTAACCAGCGCGGGCGGTTTAACCGCTTGCTCACGGTACTGGCTACTTTTCCCGGCATACTGGCTCTGGGCCTGGATGAAAATACCGCCCTGTTCGTCAGGGAAAATATTGGCGAAGTGGTAGGAGAAGGGACAGTCACCGTGCTGGATGGGCGCGAAATGGATTTTTCCAGTGCCCCGGAAGTGGATGGTTTTACGCCCCTGACAGTGACTGATGTACGGTTGCATAGTCTGGCCGCCGGTTATAAGTTTGACCTGAACCAAAGAAGGTGA
- a CDS encoding chemotaxis protein CheX — MRAEFINPFVKAAYNVLEQEVQAEIKKGQLSIEESSVTTQDDVTVLIGVTGQLAGVVMYSLAERTAKNLVSRMLGQPVPVFDDMVESAVAELGNVISGLASAQLEANGFICHIAPPTVIVGRGVIISTVNIKKLVIPLETQYGNLRIAVALKETGK; from the coding sequence ATGAGGGCGGAGTTTATCAATCCCTTTGTAAAAGCTGCCTATAATGTGCTGGAACAGGAGGTCCAGGCGGAAATCAAAAAGGGACAGCTGAGCATAGAAGAGTCTTCTGTGACCACTCAGGATGATGTAACGGTATTAATCGGGGTTACAGGCCAGCTGGCCGGGGTGGTTATGTATTCACTGGCGGAGAGGACAGCCAAAAACCTGGTTTCCCGCATGCTAGGACAACCGGTCCCGGTTTTTGATGATATGGTGGAAAGTGCCGTGGCGGAACTGGGTAATGTTATCTCCGGTCTGGCCAGTGCCCAGCTGGAAGCCAATGGGTTTATTTGTCATATCGCCCCACCGACGGTAATTGTAGGCCGAGGGGTAATTATCTCAACGGTAAATATCAAAAAACTGGTTATCCCTCTGGAAACCCAGTATGGTAATTTAAGAATCGCTGTAGCTTTAAAAGAAACGGGAAAATAA